One window of Methanospirillum lacunae genomic DNA carries:
- a CDS encoding cupin domain-containing protein, protein MDPSRIVVYLIISLVVFLSSQGCYAESDNGSQLVGNVISADTLNQNLSQNPAGVDILHLLNQSGSSGTPASVRIIQVNPGAVYTPGAANSAPDTLYLISGTARVSADTSSVNAKSGDAVVVPEGSLFDIESIGNETLTFISALSSPVQVQETEKQSMYVKSPGEVTTVILGNETDNTSFNVSRILDTNGDALPLSYDLAVVSVPAGHTIGSHYLDSGEIGYMLEGSGEITIGCAVHTIKKGDVFFIPSKAVQKLIASADLKYVLLTDPFYKPGEDFPVSSSC, encoded by the coding sequence ATGGATCCGAGTCGCATCGTTGTATACCTTATTATTTCTCTTGTAGTTTTTCTGTCTTCCCAGGGGTGTTATGCAGAATCTGACAATGGCAGCCAATTAGTCGGAAACGTTATTTCTGCTGATACTTTGAACCAAAATCTATCCCAGAATCCGGCAGGGGTAGACATCCTTCATCTACTGAACCAGTCAGGGTCAAGTGGAACACCTGCATCTGTCAGGATTATCCAGGTAAATCCCGGAGCTGTATATACTCCTGGTGCAGCCAATTCTGCTCCCGATACATTATATCTGATTTCTGGAACTGCCAGGGTATCAGCTGATACCTCATCTGTTAATGCAAAGTCCGGGGATGCAGTTGTTGTTCCAGAAGGATCTTTGTTCGACATAGAAAGCATCGGAAATGAGACTCTTACCTTTATATCTGCTCTTTCATCACCGGTTCAGGTTCAGGAAACAGAAAAACAAAGTATGTATGTAAAATCACCCGGTGAGGTTACTACAGTTATCCTTGGAAATGAGACTGATAACACTAGTTTTAATGTAAGCAGGATTCTTGACACAAATGGCGATGCTCTTCCGTTATCATATGATTTAGCTGTTGTTTCTGTACCGGCAGGGCATACAATCGGATCTCACTACCTGGATAGCGGAGAGATTGGATACATGCTTGAAGGATCAGGTGAAATAACGATCGGGTGTGCTGTGCATACTATTAAAAAAGGGGATGTTTTTTTCATTCCTTCAAAGGCTGTACAGAAACTGATTGCTTCAGCAGACCTGAAATACGTCCTTCTCACTGATCCCTTTTATAAACCCGGTGAAGATTTTCCAGTTTCATCATCCTGTTAA